From Psychroflexus torquis ATCC 700755, the proteins below share one genomic window:
- a CDS encoding nuclear transport factor 2 family protein has translation MKLLFTFLFACLSFVSVAQKKAIEQRINQWHKAAETADFKTYFNVMTEDAVFVGSDASEVWNYKEFKAFAKPYFDAGKAWTFTPVNRNVYLSPNQQMAWFDETLDSKHMGVCRGSGVLTMQKDETWKIVHYVLSIAIPNPDVDKVVKLKEELDKVYLKTID, from the coding sequence ATGAAACTACTCTTTACTTTTCTATTCGCTTGTCTAAGCTTTGTTTCTGTAGCACAAAAGAAGGCTATAGAACAGAGGATCAACCAATGGCACAAAGCAGCAGAAACGGCTGATTTTAAAACCTATTTCAATGTAATGACAGAAGATGCTGTGTTTGTTGGGTCTGATGCTTCTGAAGTATGGAATTATAAAGAATTTAAAGCTTTTGCGAAGCCCTATTTTGACGCTGGTAAAGCCTGGACATTTACACCTGTAAATCGAAATGTTTACCTAAGCCCCAATCAACAAATGGCTTGGTTCGACGAAACCTTAGATTCAAAACACATGGGAGTGTGTAGAGGATCTGGTGTACTGACAATGCAGAAAGATGAAACTTGGAAAATAGTACACTATGTCTTGTCTATCGCTATACCAAATCCAGATGTGGATAAGGTCGTAAAGCTTAAAGAGGAGTTGGATAAGGTCTACTTAAAAACGATCGATTAA
- a CDS encoding M13 family metallopeptidase has product MNKVKILLMSFSASALLFSCQESNKEADNEEKGITMKYMDTAVNPQDDFYSYVNGGWMKTAEIPDDRTSWGGFQILRKSTDNDVLGILKEAESSGKYDANSDQGKAIQVFNSIMDTVSRNAAGVSPITGKLDLISEIKDKKDIQKRLAEQPTSVSSPFFGVSSYSDPDNSDVNVAYVGTGSLGLPDRDYYLEEDDNSKEIREKYKEHIASMLMYFGESQDEAKFKAETILALETKLAEPRLDKVARRDFRNFNNRYAVSDLGEVAKNIDLKTYMTDLGVETLPDTVLVMEPKYMAALDELMVETSLEDLKTLMRWSTINDASDQLSTDIATTNWEFYSKTLSGAKAQRPLDERALSVVNGSIGEAVGKLYVDQKFPPEAKEKAEKMVANVITAFKNRIDNLEWMTAETKTQAIEKLNKFTVKIGYPDEFEDYSDLKVVPENTFYENMQAVSYWNYLDNLSKIGKPVDKTEWGMSPQTVNAYFNPLYNEIVFPAAILQPPFYDYEADAAVNYGGIGAVIGHEISHAFDDSGARFDSDGNLNNWWTDGDLEQFTERGNKLADLYSSVEVLDSVYINGKFTLGENIGDLGGVLGAYDGLMLHYENEKKPQKINGFTPEQRFFMSWATVWRTKVREEALRTQIKTDPHSPGQYRAYIPLQNVDAFYEAFDLKEGDDLYIAPEDRVRIW; this is encoded by the coding sequence ATGAATAAAGTGAAAATACTGTTGATGTCATTCAGTGCATCAGCTTTGCTTTTTTCGTGTCAGGAGTCTAACAAAGAAGCCGATAACGAAGAGAAAGGGATTACCATGAAATACATGGACACAGCAGTGAACCCTCAAGACGACTTTTATAGCTACGTCAACGGAGGCTGGATGAAAACTGCAGAGATTCCAGATGATAGAACATCTTGGGGTGGTTTTCAAATCTTAAGAAAATCTACGGACAACGATGTTTTAGGGATTCTTAAAGAAGCTGAAAGTTCAGGAAAGTATGATGCAAATTCAGATCAAGGAAAAGCCATTCAGGTGTTTAACTCTATCATGGATACCGTTTCTAGAAACGCTGCTGGGGTAAGCCCGATCACTGGGAAGCTTGATTTGATTTCTGAAATTAAGGACAAGAAGGATATTCAAAAACGTCTTGCAGAACAACCGACTTCCGTGTCGTCCCCATTTTTTGGAGTTTCTTCTTACTCAGACCCAGATAATAGCGATGTGAATGTTGCTTACGTAGGAACTGGAAGTTTAGGTCTTCCAGACCGAGACTATTATCTTGAGGAGGATGACAATTCAAAAGAGATCAGAGAAAAATACAAAGAGCATATCGCAAGTATGTTGATGTATTTTGGAGAATCTCAAGACGAAGCTAAATTTAAAGCTGAAACTATTTTAGCTCTAGAAACTAAGCTAGCAGAACCTAGATTGGATAAAGTTGCTAGAAGAGATTTTAGAAATTTCAATAATAGATATGCTGTAAGCGATCTTGGAGAAGTCGCTAAAAATATCGATTTGAAAACGTATATGACCGATCTAGGCGTTGAAACCTTGCCAGATACCGTTTTGGTAATGGAGCCTAAATACATGGCCGCTTTGGACGAGTTGATGGTCGAAACTTCTCTTGAAGATTTAAAAACTTTGATGAGATGGTCTACTATTAACGACGCTTCAGATCAATTAAGCACAGACATCGCTACGACCAACTGGGAGTTTTATAGCAAAACCTTAAGCGGTGCTAAAGCTCAACGCCCACTAGACGAAAGAGCTCTTTCTGTCGTAAATGGAAGTATTGGTGAAGCTGTAGGTAAGCTTTATGTGGATCAAAAATTCCCGCCAGAGGCTAAAGAAAAGGCTGAAAAAATGGTAGCGAATGTCATTACAGCTTTCAAAAACAGAATTGATAATTTGGAATGGATGACTGCGGAAACCAAAACACAAGCCATTGAAAAGCTTAACAAATTCACTGTCAAAATTGGATATCCAGATGAGTTTGAGGATTACAGTGATCTTAAAGTGGTTCCTGAAAATACCTTTTACGAAAATATGCAAGCGGTATCTTACTGGAATTATTTAGATAATTTAAGTAAAATTGGTAAGCCTGTGGATAAAACAGAATGGGGAATGTCTCCACAAACGGTGAATGCATATTTCAACCCACTTTATAATGAAATCGTTTTTCCTGCTGCTATCTTACAGCCTCCTTTCTATGATTATGAGGCAGATGCTGCCGTAAATTATGGAGGAATAGGTGCTGTTATTGGTCACGAAATTTCTCATGCTTTCGATGATAGTGGGGCTAGATTTGACTCTGACGGAAACCTCAACAACTGGTGGACCGATGGAGATCTTGAGCAATTTACTGAACGAGGAAATAAACTAGCGGACTTATACAGCAGCGTAGAAGTTCTTGATAGTGTTTACATCAATGGTAAATTCACACTAGGAGAAAATATCGGGGATCTAGGTGGAGTTTTAGGCGCTTATGATGGCCTAATGTTGCATTATGAGAATGAAAAAAAGCCCCAAAAAATCAATGGGTTTACTCCTGAGCAACGCTTCTTTATGTCTTGGGCAACCGTTTGGAGAACCAAAGTAAGAGAAGAAGCTTTGAGAACACAAATCAAAACAGACCCTCATTCTCCAGGACAATATAGAGCGTATATTCCACTACAGAACGTAGATGCCTTCTATGAAGCTTTTGACTTGAAAGAAGGAGACGACTTATACATCGCTCCAGAAGATAGAGTGAGAATTTGGTAA
- a CDS encoding S9 family peptidase, translating to MNFSLRIFIFIFLASWIGKAQSDLTVNQIMQDPQWFGTFPSNIEWNEESDIIYFDYNPEQQLSDSLYQKRLKNKSNIEKVSLTERKSKIPAYGDYNDKQTQKLFVKSGDLYLYDKKKKSAQLILDLGERIQSPKFITTSKYAFISRNNLFIYDADLGQIQQKTNIESGSSNDQTSKKSEKNQWLEDENLSLLEEVRTQKENSELRDKNKELFEGEKFVFYLDKKRAFNFNISETGQFLAFQTYEPSESESTEVPNYVDASGYTKLLEARSKVGDQTQQRDLWLYHIEKDTVFKIDVSSLPGLTDLPSYTKNYPDREWENKEREVSFSDVKFSSTDQQAVLSMRAQDNKDRWISLLNLDTGALETLDRQHDEAWIAGPGIGSYYGGGTLGWLGDNTHVYYQSEATGYSHLYVHDVKKNKQIQLTDGEYEIFNPQLSLDQNSWFFTSSEVHPGERHFYKMPVMGGEKIQLTSMEGKHQVSLSPDEKYMAVLFSDSNTPEELYLKRTKANSSLEELTSGQSDAFKSYDWKTPELIQFTAEDGAKPYARLYTPDKDVDKKAAVIFVHGAGYLQNAHKWWSSYFREYMFNNLLTDLGYTVLDIDYRGSAGYGRNWRTGIYRHMGGKDLSDQVDGAKYLVDNYSIDPEKIGMYGGSYGGFITLMALFNEPDTFAAGAALRSVTDWAHYNHGYTSNILNEPHLDPEAYRKSSPIYFAEGLEGHLLIAHGVVDTNVHFQDVVRLSQRLIELEKENWEMAVYPIEGHGFTQPSSWTDEYRRILKLFESTIGK from the coding sequence ATGAACTTTTCACTGCGCATTTTTATCTTCATTTTTCTAGCAAGTTGGATCGGAAAAGCCCAATCTGATCTGACTGTCAACCAAATCATGCAAGATCCACAATGGTTTGGAACGTTTCCCTCTAATATAGAATGGAACGAGGAGTCGGACATTATTTATTTCGACTATAATCCAGAACAACAGCTTTCTGACTCGTTGTATCAAAAAAGGTTGAAAAACAAATCGAACATCGAGAAAGTAAGCCTTACAGAGCGTAAGTCAAAAATTCCTGCTTACGGGGATTATAACGATAAACAAACTCAAAAGCTTTTCGTGAAATCTGGAGATTTATACCTCTACGATAAGAAAAAGAAATCGGCCCAGCTCATCTTGGATCTTGGAGAACGCATCCAGAGTCCAAAGTTTATTACGACTTCAAAGTATGCCTTTATTTCAAGAAATAATCTCTTTATTTATGATGCTGATCTAGGGCAAATTCAGCAGAAAACCAACATAGAATCTGGAAGCTCTAACGACCAAACCTCTAAAAAATCTGAAAAAAATCAATGGTTAGAAGATGAAAATTTAAGTCTCCTTGAAGAAGTGCGTACTCAAAAGGAAAACTCCGAACTCAGAGATAAAAACAAAGAGTTATTTGAGGGTGAAAAATTCGTCTTTTATTTAGATAAAAAAAGAGCCTTTAATTTCAACATTAGTGAAACAGGTCAGTTTTTAGCCTTTCAAACTTACGAACCTTCAGAATCAGAATCTACAGAAGTTCCAAATTATGTAGATGCTTCTGGCTATACAAAACTCTTGGAGGCGAGAAGCAAAGTAGGCGACCAGACTCAACAAAGAGACTTGTGGCTTTACCATATCGAAAAAGACACGGTTTTCAAGATAGATGTTTCCTCACTGCCTGGCCTCACAGATTTACCTAGTTATACCAAGAATTATCCAGATCGAGAATGGGAAAACAAGGAACGTGAAGTCAGTTTTTCTGATGTAAAATTTTCTTCTACAGATCAACAGGCAGTTTTGTCTATGAGAGCTCAAGACAATAAGGACCGTTGGATTAGCCTTTTGAATTTGGACACGGGCGCTTTAGAAACTTTAGATAGACAACATGACGAAGCTTGGATTGCGGGCCCTGGGATTGGTAGTTATTACGGTGGAGGAACATTGGGTTGGCTAGGCGATAATACTCATGTGTATTACCAGTCTGAAGCGACAGGATACTCACATCTATATGTTCATGATGTTAAGAAGAACAAACAAATTCAGCTGACAGATGGCGAGTATGAAATCTTTAACCCCCAACTGTCTTTAGACCAAAACTCATGGTTTTTTACGTCTTCTGAAGTGCATCCAGGAGAGCGTCATTTTTATAAAATGCCGGTTATGGGAGGTGAAAAAATCCAACTGACGTCAATGGAAGGTAAGCATCAAGTGAGTTTGTCTCCAGATGAAAAGTATATGGCGGTCTTGTTTTCGGATTCCAATACACCAGAGGAACTTTATTTAAAGCGGACTAAAGCGAATTCTTCTTTAGAAGAACTCACTTCTGGACAGTCTGACGCTTTTAAAAGTTATGATTGGAAAACACCAGAGTTGATTCAGTTTACCGCTGAAGATGGTGCCAAACCTTATGCGAGACTTTATACTCCAGACAAAGATGTTGATAAAAAAGCCGCGGTAATTTTTGTTCATGGGGCAGGTTATCTTCAAAATGCTCACAAATGGTGGTCGAGTTATTTTAGAGAGTATATGTTCAATAATCTTTTGACCGATCTTGGATATACGGTTTTGGACATAGACTATAGAGGAAGTGCAGGATATGGGAGAAATTGGAGAACAGGAATTTATAGACATATGGGAGGAAAGGATTTATCTGACCAAGTTGATGGGGCTAAGTATTTAGTAGATAACTATAGTATAGATCCTGAGAAAATCGGGATGTATGGAGGAAGCTATGGCGGCTTTATCACCTTGATGGCTTTATTCAATGAACCAGATACTTTTGCCGCCGGAGCAGCTCTAAGATCTGTAACGGACTGGGCTCATTATAACCATGGCTATACCTCCAACATTCTGAATGAGCCTCACCTAGATCCAGAAGCTTACCGAAAGTCGTCACCTATTTACTTTGCTGAAGGTCTTGAAGGGCATCTGTTGATCGCTCACGGTGTTGTAGATACCAATGTCCATTTTCAAGATGTGGTAAGGCTGTCACAACGCCTTATAGAATTAGAGAAAGAAAATTGGGAAATGGCAGTCTACCCAATCGAAGGACATGGCTTTACTCAGCCTAGCAGTTGGACAGATGAGTATAGGCGTATTCTAAAACTTTTTGAAAGCACAATTGGGAAGTGA
- a CDS encoding ChaN family lipoprotein, translating into MTSKPHLSLTLLLLLVFNLTYSQEKKAFSLYTQEGEKISYDTMLDSLSKTNVVLFGEYHNNPISHWLQFGVVSDLKTSKINLAIGAEMFETDTQSVLNLYLKDSLTEPKFKKEARVWSNYSTDYKPLVELAKRDSIPYIATNIPRPYATSVYRNGGFSALDSLPKNELKWIAPLPIPFDIHLSSYQNMLDMMGGHGGEDLVKAQAIKDATMAHFILENLKPNQVFVHLNGSYHSNFFEGIYWYLKTYRENLNILTLTTVEQKNVHQLKEEHKGLANFIIVVDENMTKTY; encoded by the coding sequence ATGACTTCAAAACCCCATTTAAGTTTAACGCTCCTCTTGCTACTTGTTTTTAATTTGACTTACTCTCAAGAGAAAAAAGCCTTTTCCCTGTATACCCAAGAAGGAGAAAAAATCTCTTATGATACTATGCTGGACAGTTTAAGCAAAACCAATGTGGTTCTGTTTGGAGAGTATCATAATAATCCTATTTCCCATTGGTTACAATTTGGAGTTGTCTCCGATTTAAAAACCTCTAAAATCAACCTTGCCATCGGTGCTGAAATGTTTGAAACCGACACACAATCTGTTCTTAACTTGTATTTAAAAGATAGCCTTACAGAACCTAAGTTTAAAAAAGAGGCTAGAGTTTGGAGCAATTATTCCACAGATTATAAGCCATTGGTAGAGCTAGCAAAACGAGATTCTATCCCCTATATAGCGACCAATATCCCAAGACCTTATGCCACTAGTGTGTACAGAAATGGTGGCTTTTCAGCTTTAGATAGCCTTCCTAAAAACGAGTTGAAGTGGATAGCGCCATTGCCTATTCCTTTTGATATCCATTTAAGTTCATACCAAAATATGCTAGACATGATGGGGGGACATGGAGGGGAAGATCTCGTAAAAGCCCAAGCCATAAAAGACGCGACTATGGCTCATTTTATATTAGAAAATTTAAAACCAAACCAAGTCTTTGTCCACCTTAACGGAAGCTACCATTCCAATTTTTTTGAAGGTATTTACTGGTATCTTAAAACCTACAGAGAAAACCTCAACATCCTAACCCTAACCACGGTTGAACAAAAAAACGTGCATCAATTGAAGGAGGAACACAAAGGTCTAGCGAATTTTATTATTGTTGTAGACGAAAACATGACCAAAACGTATTAA
- a CDS encoding amidohydrolase: MNDTLQISYIQADLIWEHPNANRAVFEKKIATCPKDTEVIILPEMFNTGFSMNAEANAQEVPDVLEWMKAQSKKHHAALTGSAMVKENGKYFNRMFFVEPNGKVSKYDKKHLFTLAKEQETYTPGNERCVVHYKGWNICLMVCYDLRFPVWARNKDDYEVLIYVANWPAKRISAWDTLLKARAIENMSYCIGVNIIGTDGNNFPYLGHSAAYNVLGEPLSSHLPEEEVIETVILKKSDLETTREKLGFLKDKDSFEFTTEQ, from the coding sequence ATGAACGATACTCTTCAGATCTCTTATATACAAGCCGACTTAATTTGGGAACATCCCAATGCAAACAGAGCTGTTTTTGAAAAAAAAATAGCCACTTGCCCAAAGGATACCGAGGTGATTATTTTACCCGAAATGTTTAACACAGGCTTTTCTATGAATGCTGAAGCCAACGCACAAGAAGTGCCAGACGTTTTGGAATGGATGAAAGCTCAATCTAAAAAACACCACGCAGCGCTAACGGGAAGTGCCATGGTAAAAGAAAATGGAAAGTATTTCAACAGGATGTTCTTTGTAGAGCCTAATGGAAAAGTCTCAAAATACGATAAAAAACACTTGTTTACTTTAGCAAAAGAACAGGAAACGTATACACCTGGCAACGAAAGGTGTGTCGTGCATTATAAAGGTTGGAACATTTGTTTGATGGTTTGCTACGATTTGCGTTTTCCAGTCTGGGCTAGGAATAAAGATGATTATGAGGTCTTGATTTATGTTGCCAATTGGCCAGCAAAGCGAATCTCCGCGTGGGATACTTTATTAAAAGCCCGTGCTATCGAAAACATGAGTTATTGTATTGGCGTTAATATAATTGGAACCGATGGAAATAATTTTCCTTACTTAGGTCATTCTGCGGCCTATAATGTATTGGGAGAACCCTTAAGCTCTCACCTTCCAGAAGAGGAGGTCATAGAAACTGTCATTTTAAAAAAATCTGACCTTGAAACGACTCGAGAAAAACTAGGCTTTTTAAAAGATAAAGATAGCTTTGAGTTCACTACTGAACAATAA